From a region of the Fischerella sp. JS2 genome:
- a CDS encoding LemA family protein, with product MNNTEKRIPEEIAPEVLELASRYYANHTQSYSASELVAAGKEADIPAEFIQQAIQDVQAKHKQQQEEQKRLVHLRQRLLLVGAGIVAAFTVWCGWTYNSLQSSSTRVEAAWAQVENQLQRRADLIPNLVNVTQAYAKQEKELVSLLVRSRQAYLQATTPNQKAAATVQINQAIDRFRDYAATNPQLQSSQLFTNLQYELTGTENRLAVERMRYNQAVQAYNQKVQSFPNSLIANTFGFEKQEFFQATNTEVPKVFRE from the coding sequence ATGAACAATACAGAAAAGAGAATTCCCGAAGAGATTGCCCCAGAGGTGTTAGAGTTAGCCTCGCGCTATTATGCCAATCACACCCAGAGTTACTCTGCTTCTGAGTTGGTAGCAGCTGGAAAGGAAGCTGATATTCCTGCCGAGTTTATTCAGCAAGCTATCCAAGATGTGCAAGCAAAGCACAAGCAACAGCAAGAAGAACAAAAGCGGTTAGTGCATCTGCGCCAAAGACTACTGCTAGTTGGTGCAGGTATAGTAGCTGCATTCACCGTATGGTGTGGCTGGACTTACAACTCTCTGCAAAGCAGTAGCACTAGAGTTGAAGCGGCTTGGGCACAAGTAGAAAATCAACTCCAAAGACGCGCTGATTTGATTCCCAACCTTGTAAATGTGACACAAGCCTATGCCAAACAGGAAAAAGAATTAGTCTCTTTATTAGTGCGATCGCGCCAGGCTTATTTACAAGCAACTACTCCCAATCAAAAAGCCGCCGCTACGGTACAAATTAATCAAGCGATCGACCGTTTCCGTGATTATGCAGCCACCAATCCCCAATTGCAATCTAGCCAATTGTTTACCAATCTTCAGTACGAGTTAACAGGTACTGAAAATCGCCTTGCTGTAGAACGAATGCGCTACAACCAAGCGGTGCAAGCATATAATCAAAAAGTTCAGAGTTTTCCTAATTCGCTGATAGCTAATACTTTTGGGTTTGAGAAGCAGGAATTTTTTCAAGCCACAAATACTGAAGTTCCCAAGGTTTTTA
- a CDS encoding TPM domain-containing protein, giving the protein MKLNLRKYKHVFWLSLFSSAILLSPVSSLAVTVQEVPNPRQQNGSWVSDTAGILSNKTEAQINQIISQLEAKNGTEMAVVTVPETSPAGSPKKFATELFNNWGIGKKGQDNGVLFLISVGDRRVEIETGYGVEEILPDAKVGNIIDTQIIPRFKKGDFEGGTLAGTKALVIVLEGDKSSSGQKVITPNQQPIPNQETTSDDTVPWGVLIGGGTAVLAGVSAVFLIRRPRKVVIAPEGHTRKSKGNYIFLCADCQQPMEKVDETTVNSYLSKPEKTAQNLGSVKFEGWRCPNCSHKLSGNGFHIVAQESHSSRFHECPHCQELTITRTNKIVRPATQFNSGIRIITDDCHSCAYHHQKKEIIPRLPPPPPPPPPTSHGGGFSGGGYSGGGGSFGGGSSGGGGAGGSW; this is encoded by the coding sequence ATGAAATTAAATTTACGAAAATATAAGCATGTTTTTTGGCTGAGTTTATTTTCCTCTGCCATACTTCTTTCGCCTGTTTCTAGTTTGGCTGTGACTGTCCAAGAAGTCCCTAATCCCCGACAGCAAAATGGTAGTTGGGTGAGTGATACGGCAGGAATTCTAAGCAATAAGACAGAAGCTCAAATTAATCAGATAATTTCTCAGTTAGAGGCAAAAAATGGTACAGAAATGGCGGTGGTAACTGTGCCAGAAACTTCGCCTGCTGGTTCTCCCAAAAAATTTGCCACGGAACTGTTTAATAATTGGGGAATTGGTAAGAAAGGACAAGACAACGGCGTCTTGTTTTTGATTTCAGTAGGCGATCGCCGCGTGGAAATTGAGACAGGTTACGGTGTGGAGGAAATTTTACCTGATGCCAAAGTCGGCAATATTATTGACACCCAAATCATCCCACGATTTAAAAAAGGAGATTTTGAAGGTGGGACGCTAGCGGGAACGAAAGCGTTAGTAATCGTCCTAGAGGGTGATAAGTCATCTTCTGGGCAAAAGGTGATAACTCCTAACCAACAACCAATTCCCAATCAGGAAACTACTTCGGATGATACTGTTCCTTGGGGAGTGCTGATCGGAGGCGGAACAGCTGTATTGGCGGGGGTGAGTGCTGTTTTTTTGATACGTCGTCCTCGTAAAGTTGTGATTGCACCAGAAGGACATACGCGTAAAAGTAAAGGTAATTACATTTTTTTGTGTGCTGATTGTCAACAGCCAATGGAAAAAGTTGATGAAACTACAGTTAATTCATATCTAAGTAAACCAGAAAAAACAGCACAAAATTTGGGTAGTGTCAAATTTGAGGGTTGGAGATGTCCCAATTGCAGCCACAAGCTTAGTGGTAATGGCTTCCACATTGTTGCCCAAGAATCCCATTCATCTCGATTTCATGAATGTCCTCACTGTCAAGAATTGACTATCACCCGTACTAACAAGATTGTTCGGCCAGCTACACAATTCAATTCTGGCATACGAATAATTACTGATGACTGCCATAGTTGTGCTTATCATCACCAGAAAAAGGAAATAATTCCTCGCTTACCTCCCCCTCCTCCTCCCCCTCCTCCTACTTCCCACGGTGGCGGTTTCAGTGGTGGCGGTTACAGTGGCGGTGGCGGCAGCTTTGGCGGTGGCAGTAGCGGTGGTGGTGGTGCTGGTGGTAGTTGGTAA